From the Lolium rigidum isolate FL_2022 chromosome 2, APGP_CSIRO_Lrig_0.1, whole genome shotgun sequence genome, one window contains:
- the LOC124693633 gene encoding tyrosine N-monooxygenase-like translates to MLGNCSFVSLLLVVIMLVYIVHRWLGPRINICSGPCSSATVPLPPGPLPWPLVGNLPEIMLNKPAFRWIHLKMNEMGTDIACFRLGGVNVVPITCPKIAREVLKKQDANFMSRPLTFASEAASCGYKDAVLSPFGDHWKKMRWVFTSEIVCPSRHKWLHDKRADEANNFTRYVYNLATGSSSRGSSDANNVNVRHVTRHYCGNVIRRLVFGRRYFGEPQPNGGPGPLEVEHMDASFTSVGLLFSFCISDYLPWLLGLDLDGHEKVVMESNATMNRLHDKVIDERWMQWKGGELRLDEVEDFVDVLITLRDGDGNSLLTIEEVKAICKDMVLAAIDNPSNAVEWALAEMVNSPELLDMAVEEMDRVVGRERLVQESDIPELNYLKACIREAFRLHPFAPFNVPHVAIADTTVAGYRVPKGSHVLLSRAGLGRNPTVWDDPLRFKPERHMGDDVEVALTENELRFISFSTGRRGCMAASLGTAMSVMLFGRLLQGFTWAKPAGLPVIHLSESKHNLSLAKPLVLHAEPRLPVHLYHHST, encoded by the exons ATGCTAGGAAATTGCTCCTTTGTGTCCTTGCTGCTCGTCGTAATAATGCTTGTATACATTGTCCACAGGTGGTTAGGGCCCAGGATCAACATCTGCAGTGGCCCATGCTCATCGGCGACCGTTCCGCTTCCGCCGGGGCCGTTGCCGTGGCCTCTGGTGGGCAATCTTCCTGAGATTATGCTCAACAAGCCGGCGTTCCGTTGGATCCATCTCAAGATGAACGAGATGGGTACCGACATCGCCTGCTTCCGCTTGGGCGGTGTCAACGTCGTCCCCATCACCTGCCCCAAGATAGCCAGGGAGGTGCTCAAGAAGCAGGACGCGAATTTCATGTCCCGGCCGCTCACCTTCGCCTCCGAAGCCGCCAGCTGCGGGTACAAGGACGCTGTGCTCTCGCCGTTCGGGGACCACTGGAAGAAGATGCGTTGGGTGTTTACCTCCGAGATCGTTTGCCCTTCCCGCCACAAGTGGCTCCACGACAAGCGCGCCGACGAGGCCAACAACTTCACACGCTACGTCTACAACCTCGCCACCGGCAGCAGCTCCAGGGGGTCGTCGGACGCCAACAACGTCAATGTCAGGCACGTCACACGTCATTACTGCGGCAACGTCATCCGCCGGCTCGTCTTCGGCAGGCGGTACTTCGGAGAACCTCAGCCCAACGGCGGGCCGGGGCCGCTCGAGGTGGAGCACATGGACGCTTCCTTCACCTCCGTGGGGCTCCTCTTCTCCTTCTGCATCAGCGACTACCTCCCGTGGCTGCTTGGTCTTGACCTCGACGGCCACGAGAAGGTGGTTATGGAGTCCAACGCGACGATGAACAGGCTGCACGACAAGGTCATTGACGAGCGTTGGATGCAGTGGAAGGGCGGCGAGCTGAGGCTGGACGAGGTCGAAGATTTCGTCGACGTTCTCATCACGCTCAGAGATGGGGATGGAAACTCGTTGCTTACAATCGAGGAGGTCAAAGCAATCTGCAAG GACATGGTATTAGCAGCGATAGACAATCCGTCCAACGCCGTGGAGTGGGCGCTGGCAGAGATGGTGAACAGCCCGGAGTTGCTGGACATGGCGGTGGAGGAGATGGACCGGGTGGTCGGTCGGGAGCGGCTGGTGCAGGAGTCCGACATACCCGAGCTTAACTACCTCAAGGCATGCATACGCGAGGCGTTTCGACTGCATCCCTTCGCTCCCTTCAATGTGCCGCACGTCGCGATCGCCGACACCACCGTCGCCGGCTACCGCGTGCCCAAGGGAAGCCACGTCCTCCTTAGCCGGGCTGGCCTGGGCCGGAACCCCACCGTCTGGGACGACCCGCTCCGCTTCAAGCCGGAGCGCCACATGGGAGACGACGTCGAAGTGGCGCTCACTGAGAACGAGCTGCGGTTCATCTCCTTCAGCACTGGTCGCCGTGGTTGCATGGCAGCGTCGCTAGGTACGGCCATGAGCGTCATGCTTTTCGGCAGGCTCCTGCAGGGCTTTACATGGGCCAAACCAGCTGGGTTGCCGGTCATCCATCTCAGCGAGTCCAAGCACAACCTCTCCTTGGCAAAGCCATTGGTACTGCACGCGGAGCCACGCTTGCCAGTGCACCTCTACCATCATAGCACTTGA